From Rhodococcus antarcticus, the proteins below share one genomic window:
- a CDS encoding GNAT family N-acetyltransferase translates to MSSGIRLRTPRLLLRPFAVGDLEDLHAYRSRPEVVRYLDAEVLDRRGTADLLRRRMVLDRLVEPGDTLVLAAELDGRVVGDVSLAWTSAEHRQGEIGFAFHPRVHGHGVAAEATTALLDLATGPVGLHRVSGRCDARNTASARLLARLGLRQEAHLVHHEWFKGAWGDELVFAVLDDEWRELRSRVVPARSAGADAAARPAPALRRPALPS, encoded by the coding sequence GTGAGCTCCGGGATCCGCCTGCGCACCCCGCGCCTGCTGCTGCGCCCGTTCGCCGTGGGGGACCTCGAGGACCTGCACGCCTACCGCAGCCGGCCCGAGGTCGTGCGGTACCTCGACGCCGAGGTCCTCGACCGCCGCGGCACGGCCGACCTGCTCCGCCGTCGCATGGTCCTGGACCGGCTCGTCGAGCCCGGGGACACCCTCGTGCTGGCCGCGGAGCTGGACGGCCGCGTCGTCGGCGACGTCTCGCTGGCGTGGACGAGCGCCGAGCACCGCCAGGGCGAGATCGGGTTCGCCTTCCACCCCCGCGTGCACGGCCACGGCGTGGCGGCCGAGGCGACCACAGCACTGCTGGACCTGGCCACGGGGCCGGTGGGCCTGCACCGGGTGTCCGGGCGCTGCGACGCCCGCAACACGGCTTCGGCCCGGCTGTTGGCACGCCTGGGCCTGCGGCAGGAGGCGCACCTCGTGCACCACGAGTGGTTCAAGGGTGCCTGGGGTGACGAGCTGGTCTTCGCCGTGCTGGACGACGAGTGGCGCGAGCTGCGCAGCCGCGTGGTGCCCGCACGGAGTGCCGGCGCGGACGCCGCTGCGCGTCCGGCCCCGGCGCTCAGGCGGCCCGCACTGCCGAGCTGA